Part of the Jeotgalibacillus haloalkalitolerans genome is shown below.
CAAGCCATTATCCATGAGCCGGAATTGATTTTTCTTGACGAACCCACATCAGGAATCGATGCGGAATCAGTCATTCACATTCATCAACTGATCCGTGAATTGAACCGTGAAGGGAAAACGATCTTTATGACGTCGCACAACCTTGATGAAGTTGAAAAACTGTGCACACGGATTGCGATTATGAAGGATGGTCAAATTGTTAAAATTGGCTCGATGGATGAGCTCAGATCTTATTATCAATCCACTATTATCGTTAAGATCAAGCACGGAAAAATCCCTTCATCAGAACTGAACCAGTTAAAGCAATGGTTGTTAAAAACCGGACAGGGGCTGGAGATGAAACAGCAGCATATGATTATTTCTGTTGATCAGGAAAAGAAAATTGCAGATATAATCCGTGCTTTTAATCAATGCAAAGTTGACATCTATCGGGTCGAAGTGGAAGAGCCGTCACTTGAGGAAATTTTTCTTGATGAGCAGGTAAGTGGAGCGATCAGGAAAGTCATGTAATGTATAGGCTTGAGAGACGCAGCGAATTAAACAAAAGGACGCCATGTGAGTCATCCAGTAATCGGATGATTCACATGGCGTCTTTTTTCGTTATTTACTATTTAAGAATCTTACAGCAAGTATAACGAAATCAGCGATACAGTTACGGCAAACACAAACCCGCCGGCTATTGAGGAGGCAACCCAGATTCTGTACTGGGGCAAATTGATTTCTTTTCGTTTATAAGCAAGCCTGGAGATTTTGATGATAGCAGATACCGTTATAAGTATGATGATGCATACGGAAAAAAAGAATGCAGCTAGTGAGATCACTTCCATAGATTCCTCTCCTTATCGTTTAAAATCAATGATTAGATATGTAAATCACCGTAAGTTAAGATAATCAGATTGTATCATGTATTTCCTTCTAAGCGCTGTTTTGGGTGATCTTGTCATGTATAATATAGGTAAATAGCATTGATTTTGCAGCATATCTTAATTTAAGTAGCACGGTGCTAAACAAATAAACTGAGGTGTAGTTCATGGCGCGGGGAAAAAGTATTAACCTGTTTCTGATAGATGGAAACGCGAATGGAAGAATTAAATGTACACTGGCAAATTGGACGGGAGTTGCGTACCGTCTGCCAAGGACGGAGATTGAGAAATGCCGTGATCGTGAAGATTTATCACAGACGGGTGTTTATTTCTTATTTGGAACGTCCGAAGATAACGGTGAGGATATTGTCTATGTGGGACAGGCCGGTGTGAGAAAAAATGGTGAAGGTGTTCTGAACCGTCTGATTGAGCACAAGAGAAGTCCGGAAAAAGATTACTGGACAGAAGCCGTCGTATTCACTACTTCAAATAATTCATTTGGACCGACTGAAATCAGCTATCTTGAGAGTCGTTTCTGCACGATGGCAAAAGAGGCTGAGCGATATGAAGTGAAAAATGGAAATGACCCTAACATCGGAAACTTAACTGAAGAGAAGATGAGTGAACTGGAAGAGTTCATTGATTACGCAAAGATTGTGATGGGGACGTTAGGACATAAAGTATTTGAGAAACTCAGTCAGAGTAATGCTGAAGTGCAGGCTGCGCCAGAGGTCGACGCTAGTGTAAACAAACTGCTTTACCTGAAACGGAAGAGTGGTAAAAGCGGCAGAACGATTGAAGCGAAGTGTGAACAAACCAACGAGGGCTTTGTTGTTTTAAAAGGAAGTATGATTGAGACAATCGATTCTAACAGGGTCCCTGTTGGCGTGAAAGCGAAAAGAGAACAGGTACATATTGGGGATGACGGCATCCTCTTAGAAAACGTCCTTTTTAAAAGCCCGTCCTACGCAGCAGCCTTTGTAATTGGTGGCAGTGCAAACGGGCTGACAGAGTGGAAGGATGAGCACGGCGTCAAGTTTGGAGAGATTGAAGAGAATCAGGGGGCGTAAACAATGAAAAATGAATCTGAAAAGAAGACGATCAATGTACCGTTAAATGTGTGGCTGAACGAAAAAAACGGACATATTCATATGAACGTGAATGGCGTATTAACGAGTGTAAATAATGACCCGAAATCTAAAAGGGGTAACCCGAGCCTGTTTTCAATTCTTGAAAAAGAGCTGATTAAAGCTGGGAAGATCCGTGAGGAAAGTGAAGTAGAATAGTTTTATTGACTGTGCCAGATGCAGTTCTTACACGCCTTTTTAATCGAATGAATGTGTGTGGGAATTGATTGCGGCACAGTTTTTTATTTAGTGTGACACATATTAGGGGGATGTATATGACCATCATTTACGAACATGATCTGCCGGCAAAAGAAGTTATTAGAGTGATTCAAACCGGTGAAACAGAAAAATTAAAACTGCTCGTTTCTGAAAATCCAGATTTGATTAAATCCAGAATTGTTGCAAGAGATCATGACCAAAATCAGCAAAGCCTCTCGCGCACACTGTTACATATCATCACTGACTGGCCCGGACATTTTCCAAATGGCGCGGAAACTGTCAAGGTGCTGGCAGATGCCGGTGCTGATGTGAATGCCAGATGCACCGGTCCGCATACTGAAACGCCTTTGCACTGGGCTGCGAGCAGTGATGATGTAGAAGTGCTGAACGCTCTTCTTAATGCCGGTGCTGATATTGATGCGGATGGAGCGGTCATTGGTGGCGGAACACCGCTGGACGATGCAGTTGCATTTGCTCAGTGGAAAGCAGCTCGCCGACTGGTTGAACACGGTGCGAAAACGAAGCTCTGGAATGAAGCAGCACTTGGTATGATAGATCAGGTTAAAAAACGATTTGAAAAAGGCAAACCGCCAACTCCTGACCAGATTACTGAAGCCTTCTGGTTAGCGTGTCACGGCAGTCAGCAAATGACAGCAGCATACCTTCTTGATCAAGGTGCTGATCTTAACTGGATTGGCTATGATGACATGACCCCACTTGATGTTGCAAGACGGAATCAGGATGAAGCGCTCGTTCAGTGGCTTGTTCGCAGAGGTGCCAGAGGTAAATAAATTCAATCATTTATGATTGATCTCAGACTATTATTTGCCAAAAAATGTTTGATTATCATCCAGTATTTTGAAATAATAGGAATATGAAAAAGCGATAGTCAAAAAGGGGGATTACATGAAATCAGCATTTTTCAGATGGGGAATTGCTTTTATACTCAGTGCGGTTTTGTTGGTAGGGACCTATTATTTCACGATGGACTTAGAGTTCGCGGGCTATGATGTAACAGAGCAGGGGCAATTTGTACTGATAGAGGGGTGGAAGCAGCCTTCGCCTTTCCTTAATACAGATGTTAGCAGTGAAACAGAAAGCCTGGCCCAGCTGGGTGCAGATATGGAACGGTTTAACCAGTGGCTGCTGATCGTATTGATTACAGTGGCATTTTTCATTGCGACCTATTATGCGCTTTTCAACAAACATAATACATTCAATCCTGCAAAAAGAAGAAAGTTCTTTTACGTGACCATCGCAGCGAATGCAGCTGTCGCCGGACTATTTATCTTTCAATTTATTCATTTTGTGGAAGTGGTTAATAACAGCATGAACAATGTGTTGTTTTAACTGAAAGCTGTTTCTTATCCTGGACCCGACGCTCACTCGATTTTTAATATTCCTTAAAAATTGAATGAGCGTCGTAAGTGATATTAGCCGTTTTTTCAACTTCCTATTCTGTAGGCACATATCCAATCACTGCGTTGGTCTCAGGATCAATTAGTATGGATGGTGTGCCGGTCAAAACAGTCCCTTTATCATTAAAGGTAACTCTTAATGCCGTCTCTCCTTCAAAATGTTCATCCAGTACCTCATAGCTCTGATCAGCAACGACTTCTGTTACCTCAGCGTTCTGCCAATCTTCTTCTGCAGTATCATCCCAATTTTGTTCCTTCACATAATTCCAGGCCGCTTCTTTTGCTTCAATATACTGTCCCGTCTCACTTTTAGTTTCTTCTGTCTGCTCATTTGAACACCCGACTAACATAAGCGCAGCAAATGTGCTCACCGTTAAATACCAGCATATTTTCTTCATAACAGCACAACCCCTTTTAACAGTAGACGTATACCTTCCAGATAAGTTCCAGTGCATCATTAATTAAGCCTTGTGCTAAGTGATGTTTTTTGAAATAATTGGAATTATAAGTGCGCTCCAAAATTGACAGAGAACAGTGAGGAAATGCATATGAAAAATGTTTTAGTATTGGTGACTAATGGCTTTGCGGATTGGGAAGCTGCCTATGTAACAGCGGAGGTAAATAAACCGGGAACAGGTTATCAGGTGAAGACGATCGCAGTCGATCTTCATCCCAAGACTTCAATGGGTGGCTTCAATGTACTGCCGGATTACAGCCTGCAGGACTTTTCTTTCGACCTCCCGTTCAGCATGCTGATTATTCCCGGTGGAACGGGTTGGAAAAGTGAACAGGATCAGAGGTTAAAGCAGCTTGTTCAGTATTGTGTGGATCATCAGATATCTGTTGCAGCGATCTGTGATGCAACGATCTTTTTAGGAAAAAACGGGTTCCTCGATCACTCAAAACATACAAGTAATACATTACCCTATTTAAAGCAGCACGCGCCGGATTATAAAGGAGAGCAAAACTATATTGATGCGCAATCTGTCAGTGGTGATGACCTTATTACTGCGAATGGGAGCGGAGCGGTTGAATTTTCGAGGGATATTTTAAGCAGATTGAACGTCCTTGAAGGTGAAGCGTTGAATCGTTGGTATGACATATTTAAGGTGGGGTTTGTCAAAGGTTAGGCAGGCAAACGAATGCTGTATAGGGCTGCAACAGATCTGCAGAGAATGGGGGTTGATTCAATGACTTTTCCGGAATTGGAAACTGAACGATTGAAATTAGTAAGGATGGATGAGCGTTATCTTGAGGCGTATTTCAATATCATGTCCAATGATCATGTCATGGAATTCTACGGGATGGAACCTTTAAAGCAAATAGAGGATGCTGAAAAGATCATCACTTCGATGAAGTATACATATGAAAGTGGAAACGGCATCAGGTGGGCGATTGTGTTGAAGGATACTGGAGCGTTTGCTGGGACATTGGGTTTGAATCTGTTGAGATTTCAGATGAAGCGGACCGAGATTGGTTATGAGCTGGGCACGGACTTTTGGGGTAAAGGCATTGCAAGTGAAGCGGTGAAAGAAGTGCTGCGATACTCATTTCAGGATCTTGGTTTATTCAGAATCGGAGCTGTCACTTTTCCTCAAAATGAGTCGTCAATCAAGCTGTTGAAAAAACTTGGTTTTATTGAAGAAGGAAGGTTGCGGGGCTATCTTTATCAAAACGAACAGTCACATGATGCGATGGTCTTTTCACTTTTAAGAACTGATGAGGCAGCAAGCGAATTGGTTTGCGTAGAACGGAGTGAGTCTGCTGGGAAAACAAAGTCCTAACATTTTTAATCATAGAATTATGTTGAGGGAAATCATTGAAAGTGACTGGTCTGCCATACATGAATACGCATCTCAGGAAATTGTATGTCAATATCAAGTATGGGGTCCTAATTCAGTTGAAGATACGAAGGCTTATGTCGATCAGGTGATGAAAGATACGCGTATTAAGCCGAGAACCAGGTATGTATTTGCAATCATCAATAACGATGATAAGCACCTGGCAGGCGTTGGTGAACTTATTATCAGAGACCCTCAAAACAGAAACGCAGAAATCGCTTATATTATTAACCCTGCCTATTGGGGCAAAGGACTCGCTACTGAAGCTGCCGGATTATTGATTCATTATGGGTTTGAAGAGCATAGAATGCACCGGATTTTTGCTACCTGTGCGCCTGAAAATATTGCTTCTTCTAAAGTGTTAAAGAAAAGCGGAATGGTTTATGAAGGCAGACTTCGAGAGAACTTGTTAATCGGAGAGAAATGGCGGGATTCTATGATTTACAGTGTGCTGAAAAATGAATGGAAAGCAGATGCTTACTGAAAGTACAAAGGAGTTTTAACTTGTATATAATAGGTGTTTTAACGACTGTTCTTTTAACTTTTGTTTGTACGATTGTATCTGTGTTGGGTTATAAAATGTTTGTGACAAAAGAAACGCCAACCAACTTTTACACGCCGTTTGATTATATTGCAGGACAGGATCGTGAAGAATTTCATGAAGAACGTAAAGAGGATGAGCAGGCGGAAGAAGCCGAAGCCGGAGACAATCGGAATACATATCGGTTTTAAATCAGGAGGTATTACATGTATACACCACCAAAACATATCATTGCAGTCTCTGCAAATGTAGTAAATGACCAGGGCCACACACTGCTGGTCAAAACACATCTGCGGCCAGACACCTGGGAGACGCCCGGAGGACAGGTGGAGGCCGGGGAGCCACTTGATCAGGCGCTGTGCAGAGAGATCTTAGAAGAAACCGGGCTGGTGATCACGCCGGTTGGCATTACAGGCGTGTATTATAATGCCACAAAGCAGTTATTATCTGTCGTATTTAAAGCGGAATACGTCAGTGGAGACATTCACATTCAGCCGGAAGAAATTCGGGAAGCTGAATTTGTAGCACTCACTGAACATAATATTGATCAATATATCACCCGGCCCCATATGAAATCCCGAACGATAGATTGTATGAAGGCTAAAAGCATTGTTCCTTATGAGACGTGGGAGGTTAATCCTTATAACTTAATAGGCAGGCTGTTTTAAGTGGCTGGGTCACTTCCGCCTTTTTACTGAGATGAAATTCAGTCTTTTGGGTCGTCATGAGGGATTCGAACTGTTTTACACTGAAGTAAATGGAGGTGTCATCATGGATTTTACATATTTTAAAGCAGCACAAATCAGAATGGCCAGACCGACTGACAGGATGAAGGAAATCATTCGTTTTTACGAAAAAGGACTTGGGTTGAAAAGAGTGGCAGCGTTTCAGGAACACGCTGGTTACGACGGTGTGATGTATGGATTACCTGGAACAGAGGTGCATCTCGAATTTACGAGTCACGCGTCAGGCAGTCCATGTCCGGACCCTGGGCGTGATCAGTTGCTTGTGTTCTATATTCCGGATGCTGTTCAGCTGAAGGAAATGGCGGACAGACTGATGGAAATGGGTTACCCGCCGGTTGAGCCTGAGAATCCTTATTGGAAAGAAAAAGGTGTCACGATAGAAGATCCGGATAAATGGCGGGTTGTGCTGATGAATACAGAGGGATTGATATGAACAGAAGGAAGATGTATGAGAATGAGCATCATGCATTAAAAAAGCAGATCCGCGTGGCTGTGGACTTAAGAGTATTAATATTAACGACATCTATTCATAAATTCGTTCATACATAATTATCGAAAGTGATGTGATACTTCTTTGAAAAAGATGCTTGTAC
Proteins encoded:
- a CDS encoding GNAT family N-acetyltransferase — its product is MLREIIESDWSAIHEYASQEIVCQYQVWGPNSVEDTKAYVDQVMKDTRIKPRTRYVFAIINNDDKHLAGVGELIIRDPQNRNAEIAYIINPAYWGKGLATEAAGLLIHYGFEEHRMHRIFATCAPENIASSKVLKKSGMVYEGRLRENLLIGEKWRDSMIYSVLKNEWKADAY
- a CDS encoding type 1 glutamine amidotransferase family protein → MKNVLVLVTNGFADWEAAYVTAEVNKPGTGYQVKTIAVDLHPKTSMGGFNVLPDYSLQDFSFDLPFSMLIIPGGTGWKSEQDQRLKQLVQYCVDHQISVAAICDATIFLGKNGFLDHSKHTSNTLPYLKQHAPDYKGEQNYIDAQSVSGDDLITANGSGAVEFSRDILSRLNVLEGEALNRWYDIFKVGFVKG
- a CDS encoding VOC family protein; protein product: MDFTYFKAAQIRMARPTDRMKEIIRFYEKGLGLKRVAAFQEHAGYDGVMYGLPGTEVHLEFTSHASGSPCPDPGRDQLLVFYIPDAVQLKEMADRLMEMGYPPVEPENPYWKEKGVTIEDPDKWRVVLMNTEGLI
- a CDS encoding NUDIX hydrolase, with amino-acid sequence MYTPPKHIIAVSANVVNDQGHTLLVKTHLRPDTWETPGGQVEAGEPLDQALCREILEETGLVITPVGITGVYYNATKQLLSVVFKAEYVSGDIHIQPEEIREAEFVALTEHNIDQYITRPHMKSRTIDCMKAKSIVPYETWEVNPYNLIGRLF
- a CDS encoding DUF3951 domain-containing protein, which codes for MYIIGVLTTVLLTFVCTIVSVLGYKMFVTKETPTNFYTPFDYIAGQDREEFHEERKEDEQAEEAEAGDNRNTYRF
- a CDS encoding ABC transporter ATP-binding protein; its protein translation is MSVINTKQLYKKYGSVPVVKGIDLTVEKGEIFGFLGRNGAGKSTFINILTGIIHPSAGSFSLFGVSGPNDKAKTRIGVMPDYTSFDGSMTAMGYLRFLSELSGNKASKEKCLAVLKKVGLEGEANKKTGKFSFGMKKKLGIAQAIIHEPELIFLDEPTSGIDAESVIHIHQLIRELNREGKTIFMTSHNLDEVEKLCTRIAIMKDGQIVKIGSMDELRSYYQSTIIVKIKHGKIPSSELNQLKQWLLKTGQGLEMKQQHMIISVDQEKKIADIIRAFNQCKVDIYRVEVEEPSLEEIFLDEQVSGAIRKVM
- a CDS encoding GNAT family N-acetyltransferase, producing MLYRAATDLQRMGVDSMTFPELETERLKLVRMDERYLEAYFNIMSNDHVMEFYGMEPLKQIEDAEKIITSMKYTYESGNGIRWAIVLKDTGAFAGTLGLNLLRFQMKRTEIGYELGTDFWGKGIASEAVKEVLRYSFQDLGLFRIGAVTFPQNESSIKLLKKLGFIEEGRLRGYLYQNEQSHDAMVFSLLRTDEAASELVCVERSESAGKTKS
- a CDS encoding GIY-YIG nuclease family protein, which encodes MARGKSINLFLIDGNANGRIKCTLANWTGVAYRLPRTEIEKCRDREDLSQTGVYFLFGTSEDNGEDIVYVGQAGVRKNGEGVLNRLIEHKRSPEKDYWTEAVVFTTSNNSFGPTEISYLESRFCTMAKEAERYEVKNGNDPNIGNLTEEKMSELEEFIDYAKIVMGTLGHKVFEKLSQSNAEVQAAPEVDASVNKLLYLKRKSGKSGRTIEAKCEQTNEGFVVLKGSMIETIDSNRVPVGVKAKREQVHIGDDGILLENVLFKSPSYAAAFVIGGSANGLTEWKDEHGVKFGEIEENQGA
- a CDS encoding ankyrin repeat domain-containing protein encodes the protein MTIIYEHDLPAKEVIRVIQTGETEKLKLLVSENPDLIKSRIVARDHDQNQQSLSRTLLHIITDWPGHFPNGAETVKVLADAGADVNARCTGPHTETPLHWAASSDDVEVLNALLNAGADIDADGAVIGGGTPLDDAVAFAQWKAARRLVEHGAKTKLWNEAALGMIDQVKKRFEKGKPPTPDQITEAFWLACHGSQQMTAAYLLDQGADLNWIGYDDMTPLDVARRNQDEALVQWLVRRGARGK